A stretch of Bordetella genomosp. 13 DNA encodes these proteins:
- a CDS encoding LPS-assembly lipoprotein LptE, with amino-acid sequence MNHARLAPSRPLPRALLRTAGLALVMLLAACGFKMRGETPLPFDSMYVNIPDNSRFGADVRRSLRASSPNTRLTDTPKEAQAILQQVNNTRGLRDVSLNAQGRVEEYELSIAFTFRLIDAKGNAIIPDTTLSAYQQMPYDDRAMQAKEDQIALLYDTMQQSLVSRLMRRLTAPDVREAVARLQQGAVDADSPVYDPSQVKPVPDVPEPWRSPSINDARPRY; translated from the coding sequence ATGAATCACGCCCGGCTCGCCCCTTCCCGCCCGCTCCCCCGTGCGCTGCTGCGCACGGCGGGCCTGGCGCTCGTCATGCTGCTGGCCGCATGCGGGTTCAAGATGCGCGGCGAAACGCCGCTGCCCTTCGACTCCATGTACGTCAACATCCCCGACAACAGCCGCTTCGGGGCGGACGTACGGCGTTCGCTGCGAGCCTCCTCGCCCAATACGCGCCTGACCGACACGCCCAAAGAGGCCCAGGCCATCCTGCAGCAGGTCAACAACACCCGCGGCCTGCGCGACGTATCGCTCAACGCGCAGGGCCGGGTCGAGGAATACGAACTCAGCATCGCCTTCACGTTCCGCCTGATCGACGCGAAGGGCAATGCCATCATTCCGGACACCACGCTGTCGGCCTATCAGCAGATGCCCTACGACGACCGCGCCATGCAGGCCAAGGAAGACCAGATCGCCCTGCTGTACGACACCATGCAGCAATCGCTGGTCAGCCGCCTGATGCGCCGGCTCACGGCGCCCGACGTCCGCGAGGCGGTGGCTCGCCTGCAGCAGGGGGCGGTCGACGCCGATTCGCCGGTCTACGATCCCAGCCAGGTGAAGCCCGTGCCCGACGTGCCGGAACCCTGGCGCTCGCCGTCCATCAACGACGCGCGTCCCCGGTACTGA
- the holA gene encoding DNA polymerase III subunit delta yields the protein MAQVLDAGGLADHLQRAGQRLAPLYMVSGDEPLLVTEAVDALRAAARAAGYTERTSLVMDARSDWSAVVAATQTVSLFGDRRLLELKIPTGKPGKAGGDTLVRLADQARQQQDADTLIVVALPRLDKATRDSKWAQALAQAGVATDIASIERGRLPAWIGARLARQNQRTDNATLQWMADKVEGNLLAAHQEIQKLGLLYPEGELAAEDVERAVLNVARYDVFGLRDAMLAGDSARTLRMLLGLRAEGEALPLVLWAVGEEIRLLARLAEARQQGQDMNGLMRRLRVFGAHERLALQALGRVPARAWPAAVQHAHDVDRLIKGLSVPGRLSDPWEEMARLALRVAAAGSASAAARP from the coding sequence ATGGCGCAGGTCCTGGACGCCGGCGGACTGGCCGACCACCTGCAGCGCGCCGGACAACGCCTGGCGCCGCTGTACATGGTGTCCGGCGACGAGCCGCTACTGGTCACCGAAGCCGTCGACGCCTTGCGCGCCGCGGCTAGAGCGGCCGGGTACACTGAGCGCACCTCGCTGGTCATGGATGCGCGCAGCGACTGGAGCGCGGTGGTCGCGGCCACGCAGACCGTATCCCTGTTCGGCGACCGCCGCCTGCTCGAACTCAAGATCCCCACCGGCAAGCCCGGCAAGGCCGGCGGCGACACGCTGGTGCGACTGGCCGACCAGGCCAGGCAGCAACAGGACGCCGATACGCTCATCGTGGTCGCCCTGCCGCGCCTGGACAAGGCCACGCGCGACAGCAAATGGGCCCAGGCCCTGGCACAGGCGGGGGTGGCCACCGATATCGCCTCCATCGAACGGGGCCGGCTGCCGGCCTGGATAGGCGCGCGGCTGGCTCGCCAGAACCAGCGCACCGACAACGCCACGCTGCAGTGGATGGCCGACAAGGTCGAAGGCAATCTGCTGGCCGCCCACCAGGAAATCCAGAAGCTGGGCCTGCTCTATCCCGAAGGCGAACTCGCCGCCGAGGACGTCGAGCGTGCCGTCCTCAACGTGGCCCGCTACGACGTGTTCGGGTTGCGCGACGCCATGCTGGCCGGCGACAGCGCCCGCACGCTGCGCATGCTGCTTGGCTTGCGCGCCGAAGGCGAGGCCCTGCCGCTGGTGCTGTGGGCGGTGGGCGAAGAGATCCGCCTGTTGGCGCGACTGGCCGAGGCGCGACAGCAGGGACAGGACATGAACGGCCTGATGCGCCGCCTGCGCGTGTTCGGCGCCCACGAACGCCTGGCGCTGCAGGCATTGGGCCGCGTTCCCGCCCGCGCCTGGCCCGCCGCCGTGCAGCACGCGCACGACGTGGACAGGCTGATCAAAGGCTTGTCGGTGCCGGGCCGGCTGTCCGACCCCTGGGAAGAAATGGCGCGCCTGGCGCTGCGGGTGGCTGCGGCGGGCTCCGCCTCGGCTGCCGCACGACCGTGA